Part of the Flagellimonas eckloniae genome, ACGATGACCGGCGATATTGATTTGACCAAAGTTGGTGCATTGACAAAAAAAATGGATTTGCACCACGGATTGAACAAAGTGGGTGAAAAACATTGATAGGGATTAAAAATCAATCAAAAAAAGAATAGATGAAACATATTTTAAAAGGAGTATTGGTAATGGGATTGGTTTTTTTGGCCTCTTGTTCCTCACAACAAAGTCTACAGGAATATTATGTAGACAATTCTGAAAATCCTAATTTCATTGCAGTTGATGTTCCAGCAAGCATTCTTAAAATGGAAGGTGCCAACTTAACGGATAAACAGCAGGAAGCTGTGGAATCCTTGCGCAAGTTTAACCTTCTAGCTTTCAAAAAAACCGCTGATAATGTGGCCGAATACAAAATGGAGAAAGCAAAAGTTAAGGAAATTCTTAAGAATGATGAGTTTGTAGAGTTGATGAAAATCAATTCAACATATGGTAAAGGCGTCATTAAATATTTGGGGGATGAAGATGCCATAGATGAGGTCATTATTTATGGAGACAGTAAGGAAAAAGGCTTTGCCTTGGTACGTGTTCTTGGAAAAAACATGAATCCTGCCCATATTGCCCAATTGATGCAGGCCATTCAAAAATCTGATTTTGATGGAGAAGGCTTGGGAGAAATAGGAGAATTTTTAAAAGGATAAACCAAACCATCCAAATATGTGAATCCCGAATAGCTTAGGTTATTCGGGATTTTTATTTTTCAAAATTTTAAAATCAAAGGATTTTCTGTGACCTTCTTTTTATATTAGTGTCTCAATGTAAGAACACTAACAAATTACAAAAACTATGGAAAAAGCACAAGAATGGATGAACTACGGTTTGGAATTGGCCAAAGAGTTTGGCCCCAAATTGGTTACCGCAATTCTCATTTATATTGTAGGTTCCTGGATAATCAAAAAGATTATTGGAGCAGCAAGAAAAGTAATGTCAAAAAGCAAGTATGATGAATCCTTGCAACGGTTTTTACTGAATCTAGTCTCTTGGGCCTTAAAAATATTCTTGATAATTATTGTTATTTCAAGATTAGGGGTTGATGTCACAACTTTTGCAGCCGTAATTGCCGCTGCCGGTCTTGCAATAGGCTTAGCATTGCAGGGATCGCTTTCCAATTTTGCTGGAGGGGTTTTGCTCATGATTTTTAAACCCTATAAAATAGGGGATTTGGTAGAAGCGCAAGGTGTTTTGGGAGTGGTAAAAGAAATTGAGATTTTCACAACTAAATTAGTATCTCCAGAGAATAAACTCTTAATAGTACCCAATGGCGCTATGGCCAATGGAAATATTACCAATTATACGGCTGAAGGAAAAATTAGGGTAGATACCGTTATTGGAGTAGCCTATGAAGAGGATATAAAACAAGTTAAAGAGGTGTTGATGGAAGTTTTGACATCTAACCCAAAAGTTTTGCAAGAACCTGCTCCATCTGTAAATGTATTGGAACTGGCCGATAGTTCAGTGAATTTTGCTGTTAGACCTTTCTCTAAACCAGAAGACTATTGGGATGTATATTTTGCTACCTACGAAGGTTGTAAACTTGCACTTGATAAAGCAGGCATTGAAATTCCATACCCACACGAGGTAGAGGTGCAAAAAGTATCGAAATAAAGAAAACATTTTTTTGAATTGGACCCCAGTATTCTATGCTGGGGCTCTTTTTTTCAACCTTTTGACTTAAAAAGGTAGTATTTGGAAAAAAGCATATCTGGATTTTCACATTAAAATTCCCGAACTTCACGTATAAGTTGCTAAAGACAATTAAAACAGTCCTTAGTTAACGTTGGCAGTAATTTGAGGTCAAATTATTTTAAATATGAAAACTTTATCATTTTTATTTCTTGCTCTTTTAATTGGTTGTAAAAAACCCGAAGCAAACTCAGATATTGAAAAGTGGAAAACTGAAATCATGAGTGTAGAAAAATCTTTCAATGACATGGCTCAAAATGACGGATTAGCTAAAGCCTTTTCATATTTTGCTGCAGAAGATGGGGTAATAAAAAGAGGAAAAAACATAATTAAAGGAAAAACCACTATTGGCAAATGGTATGAAAAGGATGTCAGACCGAATGAATCTCTATCATGGACTCCTACTTTTGTTGACGTTAGTAAAAATGGTGATATGGCTTATACTTATGGGAATTATATTTTCACTTATTTAGATTCTTTAGGAATAAAAAAAGAGAATAAAGGAATTTTCCACACAGTCTGGAAAAGACAAAAAGATGGAACATGGAAGTTTGTTTATGATTGAAAAACTTAATACAAATTGCAGTCAACAACTTGTATAGTTAATTGCTAAGTTGGTTAAGACAAGGAAAACCTCCAACAGATTACTATCTTGTCTATCGGAAAAATTAGAGCCTTACTGCTCGCGTCTTTCCTCGGAGTTTCAGTTGCACACGCAAGCTGTAATTCCACAACAAACCATACACGAACACGATAAGTGTAACCCAAATTCAGTAGCCGTTTTTTAAGATACCTTAATGTATTTTGTAATTCCTGAAGTTATAGATGGATTGAAAAGCTACCAATCAAATAAAAATGCACTTTATTATGTAACTTATACCAATATAATTTAGGTATGATTGCTACTAACCAGTAATGGATTTATCGATAAAAAAATAATACTTATGAGAAAATCAATGCTACTAAGGTTTTTGCTATTTGTTGGGTTCGTACTTTTTTACCCTACAATTTCAACTGCTCAAGAAAGAATGATTGAAGGTGTTGTTACAACTTTTGAGGATATTCATGTTGCCAAAGCCAATATTAAAGTAGTAAGAACAAAGGAAGTGGTATTGACTGATACAATCGGTGTTTTTAAAATTACCTGTTTGCCTGGCGATAAAATTAGGGTGAGTGCCAAAGGTTTTAATTCACAAACCTTTAGAGTTACTGAAAATACAACAACGGCTTTTATAAACCTTAAACTTAAACCCAATCCAAAGAACCAAGAACTTGCAGTTGCATACGGACATGTAAAAGAAGGAAAGAACCTCAATGCGGTTACATCAGTAAACCCTGATGACCAAAGGTATGCAGATTTTTACAGTGTTTACCAAATATTAAACCAAATTCCCAATGTTGCGGTTAGCGGGTCAGATGTTATAATTAGGGGCAAAAACTCTATCAATGGAAATGGGGCGGCTTTAATTGTAGTCGATAGGATTATTCAACCGAGTCATTGGTTAAAAAATTTAGTTCCCCAAAACATTAAAAATGTCTCGGTGTTAAAGGGGGTTGCCGCTTCTTCTTATGGAGCTCGAGGCGCTAATGGAGTAATCCTTATAACTACCAAAAAAGGTACTGATTAATATCCAACATTTTATTTAGACCTTAAAAAGCCCTACTAAACCCAGTATAACATGTTGGGTTGTTTTTTTCAACCTGTTGAGTTGAAAAGGCAGTATTTGGAAAATAGCACATTTGTATTTTTACATTAAAATTTCCGAACTTCACGTATCTGCTACTAAAGACAATTAAAACAGTCCTTAGCTTAATGTTGGCAATAAGCTAAAACCACAGTAGTCAAAAAAACTAAACAACATGAAAATTGAAAATAGCGGACTTACTGATATCTCTGAAATATTTAATTTATACAGGATAGCAACTGAATATATGAAATCAAAAAATCAAGTTTATTGGCCTGAATTTTCAAAGGAATTAGTCTTAAATGAAATAGAAGAAAACAGACAATGGAAATTATTGATTGACGAAAAAATTGCTTGTATATGGGCTACAACTCTGAATGACGAATTGATTTGGGGAAACAAAAAGGAGCCTTCGTTATATATTCATCGGATTGCTACCAACCCCGAATTTAGAGGTCAAAATTTGATTATAAAACTAATTGACTGGGCGAATAAATTTGGAAAAAACAAAGACCTAAAGTTTATCAGAATGGATACTGTTGGTTTAAATGAAGGCTTAATAAGTCATTATAGAAAATTCGGATTTGAATTTTTAGGTGCCAAACGACTTGAAAACACTAATGGATTGCCAGAACATTATAAAAATGGAGAAGTATGCTATTTTCAAAAGTCAATAATCTGAACAACAATCGATATGATAATAAATTACAATAATAAAAGATTTAGTCCTGTTGAAAATACTGAAAACGGAGAAACTACAGCCGAAACGATTTTTATATACAAACAAAAAGAAAACATTCTAACGTCTATATATAATGGAGGACAAGTTCTTAGCGGTCATTTAATTGGGCTTGTGGACGAAAATGGCAACATCGAAATGAGGTATCACCAAGTGAATAAAAAAGGAGAATTAATGACTGGAATTTGTCACTCAAAACCAGAGCTGCTACCTAATGGAAAAATCAGACTTTACGAAGATTGGAAATGGACTTCAGGCGATAAATCGAGCGGAAAATCCATTTTGGAAGAAATATAACTCGAATTAAGTAAAACAGAAAAGCCAGTTGCCAATAAACACGATAAGTGTAATCCAGATTCAGTATACCTGTTCTTTTAAAAGATACCTTAAAGCACAGTATGATTTTCCTTTTTCAAATTATTAATTGAATAGTATTCTTCCCAAAGGGTTATCTATCAAAATAATCTACGTTTTTAAATAGAATTCACGAGGTTGATATAGTTCCTTAAAAACGAACGATATCTTAATCTCTGGATGCATGGTAAAACTAAGCCCATCCACAACATTATTAGCTTGACCTTTTCAAAGACCCTCCATTCTCTGACTACAACAATAATCGAGGAACATTATCCTTTAGAAAAGAATACTTTCTAACTAATGAAAAATAAAAAACCACAAGTTTTCAATTAAAATAACATCTAACTATAAAACCAAAAAATATGATCTATAGGAAAATAACATTCTTTGTATTGGGCTCACTACTATTATGTTCTTGCGGTGGATTAAGTAGTAAAGGAAAACAAGAAATAGGTGGCGAACAACTAGAAGAAGATTGGAGACCACCTGAAGGAGATCGAAGACGACCTGAAGGAGGTAGAAGAGAATATGTAGCTGTGCCTACAGCTCCAGGTAAAGCCACGCCTTTATCTGCATTTGATGAATTTAATCCTAATTCGGTAACCATTTCATTTGATGGTGATGAAATCACAATTTCTTCAACTGGTTTTCCTAACCATACCACACCATATTGGCAAGAAACTGATTCTCTGTACATTGAACCTGTAGTTGCCATTGCCCAAACGCCAGGTCGTATGGGTAGCCATCGCGATCGTAGTCATACGCTCACTGTGCCCGCTGCACCAGGATTGGCTGTAAGGAGTACAGCTACAAGTTTGGGCGCTATCGGTATTGCCGTAACTGGTGTACCTATTTTTAATGATTCTGAAGGGCCAGGCAGACCTTTGGAAGAAAAGATTGCAGAAACATTTGATTATGCCGGAGGCCATGTTGGCCCCTCGGGTTATCACTATCACTCAGAGTCTATGGATGTTCCTGAAAATACTACGCTCTCCCATGATGATGAAAAATTAATAGGGATTATGGCAGATGGGTTTTTAATTTATGGCAGAAGAGAGATGGATGGCTCTTATCCTTCGGATTTAGATGAATCAGGCGGACATCTTGGAGCTACACAGCACAGTAATGGCGAAGAATTTTATCACTATCACATTGTAAATGAATATTATTTTGGAAATTTAATTGTGCTCTTCGGTGGCGATTTTATGGGTTCTCCAAACACTATCTTGTAAAAACAACACGTCCTTAAAAATTAAAAAAGACATACTAGAGGAATTTACAATAGTTTGAACAAAACCTCAATTAAACAATTAATTGCTTGGTTTTATAATACTCGTGAAAATCCAAATTCAGCAGCTGTTTTTTGAAAAACTTCTTAAACCCCCGTATAATTCGCTGGAGTTATTTTTTTGAGCTCATCTTTTATAGTACCCGAAACCTCCAATGTATCAATAAAGTCCGCAATGGACTTTTGGGTTATTTTTTCGTTGGTACGTGTAAGACCTTTAAGGGCTTCATAGGGATTTGGGTAGCCTTCTCGTCGCAATATGGTTTGAATGGCCTCTGCTACCACGGCCCAGTTGTTTTCCAAGTCTTCTTCAAACTTTTCTGCGTTCAACACCAACTTGTTCAAACCTTTAAGAGTGGATAAAAAAGCTACCTGAGTATGCCCAAAAGGAACGCCCACATTTCTTAGTACCGTACTGTCGGTCAAGTCACGCTGTAAGCGTGAAACCGGAAGTTTTGCGGACAAATGTTCAAACAAGGCATTGGCAAGACCCAAATTTCCCTCAGAATTCTCAAAATCGATGGGATTTACCTTATGTGGCATTGCCGAAGAGCCAACTTCCCCTTTTTTGATTTTCTGTTTAAAATAATCCATGGAAATATAGGTCCAGAAATCCCTATTTAAATCAATATAGATTGTATTGATCCGTTTTAGGCAATCGAACAAGGCGGCCATGTGGTCGTAATGTTCAATTTGAGTGGTTGGGAACGAATGGTGCAATCCCAATTTTTCCTGAACAAACTGTTGTCCAAAAGCTTTCCAATCTATGGTTGCATAAGCTACTTTGTGCGCATTGTAATTTCCTGTTGCCCCACCAAATTTGGCAGCACTGGGAATGTCATTTAATAAATTAAACTGCTCTTTCAATCGCTCTACATAAACATCGATTTCTTTTCCCAATCGAGTAGGGGAGGCCGGTTGTCCGTGGGTCCGGGCCAGCATGGGGATGGCCGCCCATTCTGTGGCCAATGCTTTTAATTTTTCAAATACCTCAAAATAGAGCGGTACGTAAACATTGTTCATGGCCTCCTTGATGGAAAGTGGAATAGCGGTGTTGTTTATATCCTGTGAAGTAAGACCAAAATGGATAAATTCTTTGTGTTTTTCAAGTCCCAAACCATCAAACTTCTGCTTGATGAAATACTCAACAGCCTTTACATCATGGTTTGTAGTTTTTTCAATTTCTTTTATAGCAGTCGCATCTTCCGAAGAAAAATCAAGATAGATTTTCTGCAAGTCAGAAAATTTGGAGGTATCAAAATCCGCTAGCTGCGGAAGCGGAATTTCGCAGAGTGCAATAAAGTATTCGATCTCTACTTGCACCCGATATTTAATGAGTGCTTCTTCTGAAAAATAGCCACCTAGGGCTTCTGTTTTATTTCGGTAACGGCCATCAATCGGGGAAATGGCACTTAGTTGGTTCAAGGACATTGCTTTCAAATTTTGAAAGCATCAAAGATACTTAAAGTCATAGAGTTTAGTGCCTTTATTCCTTGAGCATATCCAAGGTTTTTTTCGCCCTGTTTTTGTATCCGGCACTTCCAGAGGATATTGTGTCTTCCAATACAAGTTTTAGTTCTGGGTGTACCCAGTCATATTTTGTTCCCAGATGATATAAACTTGTCATAGCAAAGACTTTTGCCGCGGCTTTGTGTTCTCCTATTAACCAATCAAAACAGGTGGTTAGCATCAGTTCAAGTTGGATAGCGTTGATATGCTTTTGAAATGGGGCGCTTTTCTGCTCAAAATAGGCCTCGCAGACCAATTGACAAACGTGTGCCATAGGTCGAATACAGGATTCTGATTGAAGCCCACTGAGTCCTTGGGCAAATTCATCAAAATAGGGGAGTAGATATTGTAATTTTTTTCGCATGAGATGATCAAACACCCAACTTGCATTGAAGGTGCCTTGTTTGTCCTCAATATATATCTCCTGAAGAAGACAAGATGTTAATTCAGGAAATTCCAACAGTTGGACCACCAATTGATTGATTTCTATTTTGGAAAGTCGCTTTGAATTTAATGAGGTGCGGAGTTGTTGTTCGGTCACAAAATACTATTTTTACTAAAAACACTTAGTTGATGAAAGTAATAAAAAAAATAGGAATTGTACTCTTGATCATTTTTATTGGAATGCAATTTTATCGACCTGAAAAAAACACGGCAAGTGGGGATTATTTAGCAATTTTTGAAGCTGAAACAAAACCAAATGAGTCAGTAAAGGAAATTTTAAAAACCACTTGTTATGATTGCCACAGTGACCATACAGAGTACCCTTGGTACAACAATGTAGCTCCGATTTCCTATTGGTTGGACGATCATATTAGAGATGGGAAGAAGCACCTAAACTTTTCCGATTGGCAAAATTACTCGGCTAAAAAGAAGGACCATAAATTAGACGAACTTATAGAAGAGGTTGAGGAAGGAAAAATGCCGTTAGATGAATATACATGGACACACAAAGAAGCCAAACTTACCGAAAACCAGGTGAAAACCTTATTGGAATGGGCACGACAGGCTAGGTTACCATATCAGAAAGCTCTGCAACAAGATTAGGCACTCCATTTACAGCTGTTTTAGGTATTACGGTCAGATTCTTAAAATCTGACTTAGCTACACTAGGTTTTGGGTCCACAAAGTAAATAGGCACTTGGTCCGATACATAATTTATCAAACTTGCTGCTGGATAAACTTGCATTGAAGTCCCAATAATGATCAGGATATCGGCATTCAATGTAATATCGATTGCCGGTTTCAGCATAGGAACCATTTCACCAAACCAGACAATATGTGGCCGTAATTGATGACCGTTTTCGTCCAAATCTCCTAGAATCAAATCTTTTTTCCAGGTTAGCACATGATTTTCGTTTGCTGTGCTTCTAACCTTAAACAATTCGCCGTGCAAATGCACTACACGGGAACTTCCCGCCTGTTCATGCAGATTGTCTACATTTTGGGTTACAATGTTCACATCAAACCATTTTTCCAAGTCTACAAGGGCTTTGTGTCCGGCATTTGGGGAAACCTCTAAAAGCTGTCGCCTTCTTTGGTTGTAAAAATCCAAAACCAATTCAGGATTCTTTGCAAACCCTTGAGGTGAAGCAACTTCCATAACATCATGCCCTTCCCATAATCCATCTGAATCCCTAAAAGTGTTTATACCACTTTCTGCGCTCATACCGGCACCGGTTAGCACAACGATTTTTTGTTTTCCACTCATTGGTCATAAAAATAAGAATTTCATTTTTCGTTATCTTGTGATTTATGTTTGACGATGATTTGTTGACATATCTTGAGGGTTTTCTTACGGAAGATCGGAAACAACGCTTTTTGGAGGTACT contains:
- a CDS encoding DUF4252 domain-containing protein, which encodes MKHILKGVLVMGLVFLASCSSQQSLQEYYVDNSENPNFIAVDVPASILKMEGANLTDKQQEAVESLRKFNLLAFKKTADNVAEYKMEKAKVKEILKNDEFVELMKINSTYGKGVIKYLGDEDAIDEVIIYGDSKEKGFALVRVLGKNMNPAHIAQLMQAIQKSDFDGEGLGEIGEFLKG
- a CDS encoding mechanosensitive ion channel family protein; translation: MEKAQEWMNYGLELAKEFGPKLVTAILIYIVGSWIIKKIIGAARKVMSKSKYDESLQRFLLNLVSWALKIFLIIIVISRLGVDVTTFAAVIAAAGLAIGLALQGSLSNFAGGVLLMIFKPYKIGDLVEAQGVLGVVKEIEIFTTKLVSPENKLLIVPNGAMANGNITNYTAEGKIRVDTVIGVAYEEDIKQVKEVLMEVLTSNPKVLQEPAPSVNVLELADSSVNFAVRPFSKPEDYWDVYFATYEGCKLALDKAGIEIPYPHEVEVQKVSK
- a CDS encoding YybH family protein gives rise to the protein MKTLSFLFLALLIGCKKPEANSDIEKWKTEIMSVEKSFNDMAQNDGLAKAFSYFAAEDGVIKRGKNIIKGKTTIGKWYEKDVRPNESLSWTPTFVDVSKNGDMAYTYGNYIFTYLDSLGIKKENKGIFHTVWKRQKDGTWKFVYD
- a CDS encoding TonB-dependent receptor plug domain-containing protein, which codes for MRKSMLLRFLLFVGFVLFYPTISTAQERMIEGVVTTFEDIHVAKANIKVVRTKEVVLTDTIGVFKITCLPGDKIRVSAKGFNSQTFRVTENTTTAFINLKLKPNPKNQELAVAYGHVKEGKNLNAVTSVNPDDQRYADFYSVYQILNQIPNVAVSGSDVIIRGKNSINGNGAALIVVDRIIQPSHWLKNLVPQNIKNVSVLKGVAASSYGARGANGVILITTKKGTD
- a CDS encoding GNAT family N-acetyltransferase, translating into MKIENSGLTDISEIFNLYRIATEYMKSKNQVYWPEFSKELVLNEIEENRQWKLLIDEKIACIWATTLNDELIWGNKKEPSLYIHRIATNPEFRGQNLIIKLIDWANKFGKNKDLKFIRMDTVGLNEGLISHYRKFGFEFLGAKRLENTNGLPEHYKNGEVCYFQKSII
- a CDS encoding n-acetylglutamate synthase, with product MIINYNNKRFSPVENTENGETTAETIFIYKQKENILTSIYNGGQVLSGHLIGLVDENGNIEMRYHQVNKKGELMTGICHSKPELLPNGKIRLYEDWKWTSGDKSSGKSILEEI
- a CDS encoding YHYH protein, whose product is MIYRKITFFVLGSLLLCSCGGLSSKGKQEIGGEQLEEDWRPPEGDRRRPEGGRREYVAVPTAPGKATPLSAFDEFNPNSVTISFDGDEITISSTGFPNHTTPYWQETDSLYIEPVVAIAQTPGRMGSHRDRSHTLTVPAAPGLAVRSTATSLGAIGIAVTGVPIFNDSEGPGRPLEEKIAETFDYAGGHVGPSGYHYHSESMDVPENTTLSHDDEKLIGIMADGFLIYGRREMDGSYPSDLDESGGHLGATQHSNGEEFYHYHIVNEYYFGNLIVLFGGDFMGSPNTIL
- the purB gene encoding adenylosuccinate lyase, coding for MSLNQLSAISPIDGRYRNKTEALGGYFSEEALIKYRVQVEIEYFIALCEIPLPQLADFDTSKFSDLQKIYLDFSSEDATAIKEIEKTTNHDVKAVEYFIKQKFDGLGLEKHKEFIHFGLTSQDINNTAIPLSIKEAMNNVYVPLYFEVFEKLKALATEWAAIPMLARTHGQPASPTRLGKEIDVYVERLKEQFNLLNDIPSAAKFGGATGNYNAHKVAYATIDWKAFGQQFVQEKLGLHHSFPTTQIEHYDHMAALFDCLKRINTIYIDLNRDFWTYISMDYFKQKIKKGEVGSSAMPHKVNPIDFENSEGNLGLANALFEHLSAKLPVSRLQRDLTDSTVLRNVGVPFGHTQVAFLSTLKGLNKLVLNAEKFEEDLENNWAVVAEAIQTILRREGYPNPYEALKGLTRTNEKITQKSIADFIDTLEVSGTIKDELKKITPANYTGV
- a CDS encoding heme-binding domain-containing protein, which translates into the protein MKVIKKIGIVLLIIFIGMQFYRPEKNTASGDYLAIFEAETKPNESVKEILKTTCYDCHSDHTEYPWYNNVAPISYWLDDHIRDGKKHLNFSDWQNYSAKKKDHKLDELIEEVEEGKMPLDEYTWTHKEAKLTENQVKTLLEWARQARLPYQKALQQD
- a CDS encoding SIR2 family NAD-dependent protein deacylase, with the translated sequence MSGKQKIVVLTGAGMSAESGINTFRDSDGLWEGHDVMEVASPQGFAKNPELVLDFYNQRRRQLLEVSPNAGHKALVDLEKWFDVNIVTQNVDNLHEQAGSSRVVHLHGELFKVRSTANENHVLTWKKDLILGDLDENGHQLRPHIVWFGEMVPMLKPAIDITLNADILIIIGTSMQVYPAASLINYVSDQVPIYFVDPKPSVAKSDFKNLTVIPKTAVNGVPNLVAELSDMVT